The following are from one region of the Silene latifolia isolate original U9 population chromosome 9, ASM4854445v1, whole genome shotgun sequence genome:
- the LOC141600747 gene encoding uncharacterized protein LOC141600747, protein MCQSSLPVVFGPDNRVYFIETGVDEPETTCSPAGNRYVEVYALDFEGINLDLIPRSLMKQKQIGHDEDEDETTKVKLSSIWGTCFFEGPAFDENLHGPKFTWCNNRKGNARIYERLDKALGSSDWCFIYPNTGITHLPIQCSDHAPIILDTELFGIKRKSSYKVEAWCLDYDECNSIVSREWCKMDRGSPSFRVLCKIKRVRRFLKNWTLNKRKECQQKWTDFDDNLSSELEDIFQGNNEESYDICHAEYLEFNKAASQYWKQRAKVHWLREGDACTKFFFNSVKERYNRNIFWLSKITEYGVLTREVLLVFLTYLAKHGHLFSLIKHRLHSDQMDYLGKPFTRKEVRTAVFQMSPNKSPGPDGMPAILYQKHWCHITNDVTEAVLSILNSGNVLKEFNRTSVVLIPKTSAPETVRDYRPISLYNVIMKIVTKCISNRLKTLMLHLVGERYNCWS, encoded by the exons AGTAGTTTTTGGCCCGGATAATCGTGTGTATTTCATCGAAACTGGTGTTGATGAGCCTGAAACAACGTGTTCCCCAGCTGGAAACCGCTATGTGGAGGTCTACGCACTGGACTTTGAGGGTATCAACCTTGATTTGATACCACGTTCATTAATGAAACAGAAGCAGATTGGGCATGATGAAGACGAAGATGAGACGACTAAGGTTAAGTTGTCTAGTATATGGGGAACGTGTTTTTTCGAAGGTCCGGCTTTTGATGAAAATCTACAT GGACCTAAATTTACATGGTGCAACAATCGTAAGGGTAATGCTCGTATTTATGAAAGACTTGATAAAGCCTTGGGTTCTTCGGATTGGTGCTTCATTTATCCTAACACTGGTATTACTCATCTTCCTATTCAATGTTCGGATCATGCACCTATCATTCTTGACACTGAGTTATTTGGTATTAAAAGGAAGTCTTCGTATAAGGTTGAAGCCTGGTGTTTAGACTACGATGAATGTAATTCTATTGTAAGTCGAGAATGGTGCAAGATGGACAGAGGTTCTCCCTCTTTTAGAGTTCTTTGCAAAATTAAACGTGTTAGGCGTTTTTTAAAAAATTGGACCTTAAACAAACGAAAAGAATGCCAACAAAAGTGGACTGATTTTGATGACAATCTTTCATCTGAGTTGGAGGACATTTTCCAAGGTAATAACGAGGAATCATATGATATTTGCCATGCTGAGTATTTGGAATTTAATAAGGCCGCATCACAATATTGGAAACAAAGGGCTAAGGTGCATTGGTTACGCGAGGGTGATGCTTGTACGAAATTTTTCTTCAATTCGGTTAAGGAAAGATATAATAGGAATATATTCTGGCTGTCAAAGATAACGGAGTATGGTGTTTTGACGAGGGAGGTATTACTGGTGTTTTTG ACATATCTTGCCAAGCATGGACATTTATTTTCCCTTATTAAACACAGACTTCATAGTGATCAAATGGATTATTTGGGTAAGCCTTTTACTCGAAAAGAGGTTAGGACGGCTGTCTTCCAAATGAGTCCGAATAAATCACCTGGTCCTGATGGTATGCCTGCTATTTTGTATCAAAAGCATTGGTGTCATATTACGAATGACGTCACTGAGGCTGTTCTCTCCATACTTAATTCTGGTAATGTTCTAAAGGAATTTAATAGAACTTCTGTTGTCCTTATTCCCAAAACAAGTGCCCCAGAGACGGTACGGGACTATCGACCAATAAGCTTATATAACGTTATTATGAAAATTGTCACTAAATGCATCTCTAATAGGCTGAAGACTCTTATGCTTCACCTTGTTGGAGAAAGATataattgttggagttag